A genomic window from Anoplolepis gracilipes chromosome 6, ASM4749672v1, whole genome shotgun sequence includes:
- the Limk1 gene encoding LIM domain kinase 1 isoform X3 has product MDEVSTNDLGGEESGGTLICAGCLNAIDEDEFIQALNQEWHIDCFRCSACDIGLSSWYFEKDGLLFCKDDYWATYGEACQGCGQIITGPVMLAGDHKFHPECFACTSCGAFIGDGESYALVERSKLYCGVCYKRQMQPLNRTANYPFARKPHSIRLVEIPPSTTDPDKQRGIKLTLDTAPSPRSCGALLRISELMRNVRGKISKLLASVMEVLFRLCCHFSNHRLNMSSDLISLHIGDRILEVNGTPVKDQPVENIENLIQYSDTVLQLTIEHDPDAVSRRPTFCSPSSAMLTCVGSPRTSPESKERLFKRRDEGYISGARSRQLRRTRDPMHKERSSSMSRLLDGSSPTNPTYDLSRTRSFRVEPKNQRIFRASDLVKGELLGKGFFGQVFKVTHRDTDEVMVLKELYRVDEDAQKNFLKEVAVLRSLHHNNVLRFIGVLYKDKKLHLVTEYIAGGTLRALLHDTNEPLPWEQRTSFAKDIAAGMAYLHSMNIIHRDLNSHNCLVREDKTVVVADFGLARIIQNGSSPDNRKYNRHSDGEVKASKKERKKRYTVVGNPYWMAPEMMKGNKYDEKVDIFSFGIVVCEIIGRVQADPDYLPRSSDFGLNQNVFKEKFCSNCPETFYMIAFLCCDLNPDKRPPFEVMEVWLEGLAMHLSVGAELPADLDFDIRNYKGPSPSSSESTTPETLAPQLKPIKEGQVHQEKKRSSGCDDSTLEREIQPVPISNTLQVSEVVNPRNRYTRQNSKTNDNSGNVGRYSRQNSKSKDFDKEKSDVMISPDSSGFSRRYLRNNNSKLKDTSPDIPNTYAYSKQEMYPKQIDTSEHNLSRVPTIEKIKYVGSASQCTVPDVSEYIIESKGSYKISNNLKHKSTEKSNETSGCKTKSENKFKIPDAASSVGSYLRQIGKSIGAMEKENKAINNRNDINCGDIDQKRVIGEGTKPSTGSYLRRTKISPTKETTKNAFSNKETDKVGVSLLQKSVESKIPPNQENVIGKEDVKDRLSRQESNVSDVGSILSRQGSLTVLDCTSKYKDYLLFDTYIKDDFRKNDSFKKHSSGLYHADSLYSNSSVSKRDDLITSNRQNASDDGNCPILTESMGDKNPKMTSSIYGNDLKANCLVDYTRCYKDIDICRQDSFGSDSALGTMKSDFFADVDFAQMRDGRHTPNLCHTSERCCTPNRPTTPIESTAL; this is encoded by the exons ATGGATGAAGTTTCGACGAACG ATCTAGGAGGTGAGGAAAGTGGAGGAACATTAATATGTGCTGGTTGTCTTAATGCTATCGACGAGGATGAATTTATACAAGCATTAAACCAAGAATGGCATATTGATTGTTTTCG ATGTTCGGCATGCGATATTGGCCTATCCTCCTGGTACTTTGAGAAAGATGGCTTGTTATTTTGTAAAGATGATTATTGGGCTACTTACGGCGAAGCGTGTCAGGGCTGTGGTCAGATCATCACAGGCCCTGTTATGCTGGCAGGCGATCACAAATTTCACCCAGAATGCTTTGCCTGTACTTCTTGCGGTGCTTTTATCGGAGATGGTGAAAGTTATGCGCTCGTTGAACGGTCCAAATTATACTGCGGGGTTTGCTATAAGCGACAAATGCAACCACTCAACAGGACAGCAAACTATCCTTTTGCTAGAAAACCACACAGCATTAGATTGGTTGAAATACCTCCTAGTACGACAGATCCCGATAAACAGAGAGGAATTAAACTCACATTAGACACAGCTCCCAGTCCTCGCAGTTGTGGTGCTTTATTGCGTATTTCAGA GTTAATGAGAAATGTTCGTGGAAAGATCAGTAAGCTGCTGGCCTCTGTGATGGAGGTCCTATTTAGACTATGCTGCCACTTCTCTAATCATAG ATTGAACATGTCCAGTGATCTTATATCGTTACACATTGGCGACCGAATTTTGGAAGTAAATGGCACCCCTGTTAAAGATCAGCCTGtggaaaatatcgaaaatctCATACAATATTCAGATACCGTTTTACAA ttGACTATCGAGCACGATCCAGATGCGGTGTCACGACGGCCCACGTTCTGCTCACCATCCTCAGCGATGCTGACATGTGTCGGCAGTCCCAGAACAAGTCCCGAAAGCAAGGAGCGACTGTTTAAACGTCGGGATGAGGGCTATATTAGCGGTGCGCGGAGCCGACAATTACGAAGGACGAGAGATCCTATGCATAAAGAACGTAGTAGTTCTATGTCACGATTGCTTGACGG ATCTTCTCCAACGAATCCTACTTACGATCTGAGCCGAACCAGATCCTTCCGCGTAGAGCCAAAGAATCAGAGAATATTTCGAGCGAGTGATTTGGTGAAGGGCGAACTTCTAGGTAAAGGCTTCTTTGGACAAGTATTCAAGGTTACACATCGCGACACGGACGAAGTGATGGTTCTAAAAGAGTTGTATAGAGTGGATGAAGACGCTCAAAAGAACTTTCTAAAAgag GTTGCAGTACTGCGCTCGTTACATCATAACAACGTTCTTCGGTTTATTGGTGTTCTTTATAAGGACAAGAAACTGCATTTGGTTACCGAATACATAGCAGGTGGCACGTTAAGGGCCCTGCTTCACGACACGAACGAACCACTTCCGTGGGAACAGCGTACATCTTTCGCGAAAGATATCGCTGCTGGCATGGCCTATTTGCATTCCATGAATATCATTCATCGCGACTTAAATTCGCACAATTGTCTCGTCCGTGAGGATAAGACTGTGGTCGTTGCTGATTTCGGTCTGGCGAGGATCATTCAGAATGGTAGTTCGCCGGACAATCGCAAGTATAATCGACATTCCGACGGAGAGGTGAAGGCTTCGAAGAAGGAGCGGAAGAAACGGTACACGGTTGTCGGAAATCCCTATTGGATGGCGCCCGAGATGATGAAGGGCAACAAATATGATGAGAAAGTGGATATATTTAGCTTTGGCATTGTCGTCTGCGAGATCATAGGTCGAGTTCAAGCAGATCCCGACTATTTACCTAGATCGTCTGATTTTGGCTTGAATCAAAATGTCTTCAAGGAGAAGTTTTGCTCCAATTGTCCCGAAACTTTTTATATGATCGCGTTTCTTTGCTGCGATCTGAATCCGGATAAGAGGCCACCATTCGAAGTTATGGAAGTCTGGCTGGAAGGACTGGCTATGCACCTGTCAGTAGGTGCCGAGTTGCCGGCAGACTTGGATTTTGACATTAGAAATTACAAAGGACCGAGCCCGAGCAGTAGTGAATCCACAACTCCGGAAACTTTGGCGCCGCAATTAAAACCCATCAAGGAAGGCCAGGTACATCAAGAGAAAAAGCGATCCAGCGGCTGCGACGACAGTACACTAGAACGTGAAATACAGCCTGTACCGATATCTAACACGCTTCAGGTATCCGAAGTTGTCAATCCACGTAACAGGTACACGAGGCAAAACAGCAAAACTAATGATAACTCGGGTAATGTGGGACGTTATTCGAGACAAAATTCCAAATCAAAAGATTTTGACAAGGAGAAGTCCGACGTTATGATCTCACCCGATTCCAGCGGTTTTAGCAGACGTTATTTAAGGAATAATAATTCcaaattaaaagatacatCTCCCGACATTCCAAATACCTACGCTTATTCGAAACAGGAGATGTATCCGAAACAGATTGATACGAGCGAACATAATTTAAGTCGAGTACCAACTATAGAGAAGATAAAATATGTGGGAAGTGCGAGTCAGTGTACAGTTCCCGACGTTTcggaatatataattgaaagtaAAGGCTCGTATAAAATCAGCAACAATTTGAAACATAAATCGACAGAGAAGTCCAACGAGACGAGCGGTTGTAAAACGAAAtcagaaaacaaatttaaaataccaGACGCCGCGAGTTCTGTTGGCTCGTATTTGCGGCAAATCGGGAAATCTATCGGCGCTATGGAGAAGGAAAATAAAGCGATTAATAATCGAAACGACATAAATTGCGGTGACATTGATCAAAAGAGAGTAATTGGCGAAGGCACGAAGCCATCCACTGGATCGTATCTGCGAAGAACTAAGATATCACCGACTAAGGAGACCAccaaaaatgcattttctaataaagAGACTGATAAAGTTGGCGTTTCATTGTTACAGAAATCGGTAGAGTCGAAAATCCCACCGAATCAAGAGAATGTCATCGGAAAAGAAGATGTTAAAGATAGACTATCCAGACAGGAGAGCAATGTGTCCGACGTCGGCAGCATCTTGTCTAGACAGGGAAGTCTCACAGTATTAGATTGCACCTCTAAATACAAAGATTATTTGCTGTTCGATACCTACATAAAGGATGACTTTCGCAAGAATGATTCTTTCAAAAAACATAGCTCAGGTCTCTATCATGCAGACAGTCTTTATTCCAACTCTAGCGTGTCGAAACGCGACGACCTTATCACATCTAACAGGCAAAATGCGAGTGATGACGGTAATTGTCCTATTTTAACCGAATCGATGGGTGATAAGAACCCGAAGATGACTTCATCTATTTATGGCAACGATTTAAAGGCGAATTGTCTGGTCGATTATACCAGGTGCTACAAAGATATCGATATTTGCAGACAGGATAGCTTCGGTTCTGATAGTGCACTTGGTACTATGAAGAGCGATTTCTTCGCAGATGTTGATTTCGCGCAGATGAGGGACGGCAGACATACACCGAACTTGTGCCATACATCCGAAAGATGCTGCACACCTAATCGTCCAACGACGCCGATAGAGAGTACcgctttataa